From one bacterium Scap17 genomic stretch:
- the rpsG gene encoding 30S ribosomal protein S7, producing MPRRRVAAKREILPDPKFGSERLAKFMNHLMISGKKSAAERIVYGALDRVAERSNDEPLDLFDKALEAIQPMVEVKSRRVGGATYQVPVEVRPSRRQALAMRWLVDAARKRGEKTMVQRLSGEILDAAEGKGSAVKKREDVHRMAEANKAFSHYRF from the coding sequence ATGCCTAGAAGACGTGTAGCAGCTAAGCGCGAAATTCTGCCGGATCCGAAGTTCGGAAGCGAGCGCCTGGCCAAGTTCATGAACCACCTGATGATCAGCGGCAAGAAGTCTGCAGCTGAGCGCATCGTTTACGGTGCTCTCGATCGTGTTGCCGAACGCTCCAATGACGAGCCGCTGGACCTCTTCGACAAGGCGCTGGAAGCCATCCAGCCGATGGTCGAGGTGAAGTCCCGTCGTGTTGGTGGTGCAACCTACCAGGTGCCGGTTGAAGTTCGTCCTTCCCGTCGTCAGGCACTGGCCATGCGTTGGCTGGTGGACGCTGCGCGCAAGCGTGGCGAAAAGACCATGGTGCAGCGCCTCTCTGGCGAGATCCTGGATGCCGCTGAAGGCAAGGGTTCTGCTGTGAAGAAGCGTGAAGACGTGCACCGCATGGCAGAAGCCAACAAGGCCTTCTCCCACTACCGCTTCTAA
- the rpsL gene encoding 30S ribosomal protein S12 — MATVNQLVRKPRKRQASKSDVPALQACPQKRGVCTRVYTTTPKKPNSALRKVCRVRLTNGFEVTSYIGGEGHNLQEHSVVLIRGGRVKDLPGVRYHTVRGALDTSGVQNRKQGRSKYGAKRPKA, encoded by the coding sequence ATGGCAACCGTTAACCAGCTCGTGCGCAAGCCGCGCAAGCGTCAGGCGTCCAAGAGCGACGTCCCTGCGCTGCAGGCATGCCCGCAGAAGCGTGGCGTGTGTACCCGTGTATACACTACTACCCCGAAGAAGCCGAACTCCGCACTCCGTAAGGTTTGCCGTGTTCGCCTGACCAACGGCTTCGAAGTCACTTCATACATCGGCGGTGAAGGTCACAACCTTCAGGAGCACTCTGTTGTTCTGATCCGTGGCGGTCGTGTGAAGGATTTGCCGGGTGTCCGTTACCACACCGTTCGTGGTGCACTGGATACCTCTGGCGTGCAGAACCGTAAGCAGGGCCGTTCCAAGTACGGCGCCAAGCGTCCGAAGGCGTAA
- the rpoC gene encoding DNA-directed RNA polymerase subunit beta', with protein sequence MKDLVKVLKSQAQSEEFDAIKITLASPDMIRSWSFGEVKKPETINYRTFKPERDGLFCAKIFGPVKDYECLCGKYKRMKHRGIICEKCGVEVTKAAVRRERMAHIELASPVAHIWFLKSLPSRIGMLLDMTLRDIERVLYFESFVVIDPGMTTLEKGHLLNDEQYFEALEEFGDDFDARMGAEAIKALLEDIELEEEVERLREEIPQTNSETKIKKLSKRLKLLEAFYYSGNEPGWMIMEVLPVLPPDLRPLVPLDGGRFATSDLNDLYRRVINRNNRLKRLLDLNAPDIIVRNEKRMLQESVDALLDNGRRGRAITGSNKRPLKSLADMIKGKQGRFRQNLLGKRVDYSGRSVITVGPTLRLHQCGLPKKMALELFKPFIYAKLQASGHASTIKAAKKMVEREAPEVWDFLADVIREHPVLLNRAPTLHRLGIQAFEPLLIEGKAIQLHPLVCAAYNADFDGDQMAVHVPLTLEAQLEARALMMSTNNVLSPANGEPIIVPSQDVVLGLYYMTREKIGAKGEGMAFANLGEVERAFGTHSAHLHAMVKVRLTETLKDEESGELYEKTSLHDTTIGRALLFRILPKGMPFELINQVMKKKAISGLINEAYRRVGLKDTVIFADQLMYTGFRLATWSGASIGVNDFVIPDAKKVIIDAAEDEVKEIEDQFSSGLVTAGEKYNKVIDIWARANDRVAKEMMSGISKETVVNWKGEVVNDEDGKPMEQDSFNSVFIMADSGARGSAAQIRQLAGMRGLMAKPDGSIIETPITANFREGLNVLQYFISTHGARKGLADTALKTANSGYLTRRLVDVAQDLVITEADCGTQEGLILHPVIEGGDIIVPLSQRVLGRVVAQDVVDPVSDEVLIPRGTLLDEAWCAQLDTMGVDEIVVRTTIACETVHGVCSACYGRDLARGHQVNVGEAIGVIAAQSIGEPGTQLTMRTFHIGGAASRASAVDSVQVKHGGSVRLHNIKSVERADGKLIVVSRSSALAVADDHGREREFYKLPYGAELSVRDGDKVESGQAVAKWDPHTHPIVAEVAGQVQFTDMEDGQTINRTTDEMTGLSSIEVIESASRPSAARDKRPMIMLVDSSGKHVTLPGSNTPVQYLLPGNAVVSAENGAAVGVGDVIARIPMEASGNKDITGGLPRVADLFEARRPKEPAILAEISGTVTFGKETKGKRRLTITPVEGDPFELLIPKWRQISVFEGETVEKGEVISDGPSNPHDILRLLGVAEMAKYITTEVQEVYRLQGVGINDKHIEVIVRQMLRKVEITDSGDSTFITGDQVEYARVVEENMRLEADGKFPAKFDRILLGITKASLATESFISAASFQETTRVLTEASVTGKRDYLRGLKENVVVGRLIPAGTGLAYHDERRRRRDGLPLAPAPSAQDVEQELGAQLTALDADDDDL encoded by the coding sequence ATGAAAGATTTGGTGAAAGTTCTCAAATCGCAGGCGCAGTCCGAAGAATTCGACGCCATCAAGATTACCCTGGCGTCTCCGGACATGATTCGCTCGTGGTCTTTTGGTGAAGTGAAGAAGCCTGAAACCATCAACTACCGGACATTCAAGCCGGAACGTGATGGTCTTTTCTGTGCCAAGATCTTTGGCCCGGTGAAGGACTACGAGTGCCTGTGTGGCAAGTACAAGCGGATGAAGCATCGCGGCATCATCTGTGAGAAGTGTGGCGTTGAAGTGACCAAGGCGGCAGTGCGTCGTGAGCGTATGGCTCACATCGAACTGGCGAGCCCGGTCGCGCATATCTGGTTCCTGAAGTCTCTGCCGTCCCGTATCGGCATGCTGCTCGACATGACTCTGCGTGATATCGAGCGCGTGCTCTACTTCGAAAGCTTCGTGGTCATCGACCCGGGCATGACGACCCTCGAGAAGGGGCATCTGCTCAACGATGAGCAGTACTTCGAAGCGCTGGAAGAATTCGGTGATGATTTCGACGCCCGCATGGGTGCCGAGGCCATCAAGGCGCTGCTCGAGGACATCGAGCTGGAAGAAGAGGTCGAGCGCCTGCGCGAAGAGATTCCGCAGACCAACTCTGAGACCAAGATCAAGAAGCTGTCCAAGCGCCTCAAGCTGCTGGAAGCCTTCTACTATTCCGGCAACGAGCCGGGCTGGATGATCATGGAAGTGCTGCCAGTGCTGCCGCCGGACCTCCGTCCGCTGGTACCGCTGGACGGCGGCCGCTTCGCGACCTCGGATCTGAACGATCTGTATCGTCGTGTGATCAACCGCAACAATCGCCTCAAGCGTCTGCTCGACCTCAATGCGCCGGACATCATCGTGCGCAACGAGAAGCGCATGCTGCAGGAATCCGTGGATGCACTGCTCGATAACGGTCGTCGCGGTCGCGCCATCACCGGTTCCAACAAGCGTCCGCTGAAGTCGCTGGCCGACATGATCAAGGGCAAGCAGGGTCGTTTCCGTCAGAACCTGCTGGGCAAGCGTGTCGACTACTCAGGTCGTTCTGTCATCACCGTCGGCCCGACCCTGCGTCTGCACCAGTGTGGTCTGCCGAAGAAGATGGCGCTTGAGCTGTTCAAGCCGTTCATCTACGCCAAGCTGCAGGCCTCCGGTCACGCCAGCACCATCAAGGCCGCCAAGAAGATGGTCGAGCGCGAAGCCCCGGAAGTCTGGGATTTCCTCGCCGACGTCATTCGCGAGCACCCGGTGCTGCTGAACCGTGCCCCGACGCTGCACCGTCTGGGTATCCAGGCGTTCGAGCCGTTGCTGATCGAAGGCAAGGCCATCCAGCTGCACCCGCTGGTCTGCGCGGCGTACAACGCCGACTTCGATGGTGATCAGATGGCCGTTCACGTACCGCTGACGCTGGAAGCCCAGCTGGAAGCGCGTGCGTTGATGATGTCGACCAACAACGTGCTGTCGCCGGCCAACGGCGAGCCGATCATCGTACCGTCCCAGGACGTCGTGCTGGGTCTGTACTACATGACCCGCGAGAAGATCGGTGCCAAGGGTGAGGGCATGGCCTTCGCGAACCTGGGTGAAGTCGAGCGTGCCTTCGGCACTCACAGCGCTCACCTGCACGCGATGGTCAAGGTCCGTCTGACCGAGACACTCAAGGACGAAGAGTCCGGCGAGCTGTACGAGAAGACGTCCCTGCACGACACCACCATCGGTCGCGCATTGCTGTTCCGCATTCTGCCGAAGGGCATGCCGTTCGAGCTGATCAACCAGGTGATGAAGAAGAAAGCCATCTCCGGTCTGATCAACGAGGCGTACCGTCGCGTCGGTCTGAAGGACACCGTCATCTTCGCTGACCAGCTGATGTACACCGGCTTCCGTCTCGCGACCTGGTCCGGCGCCTCCATCGGTGTCAACGACTTCGTCATTCCGGACGCGAAGAAGGTCATCATCGACGCGGCCGAAGACGAAGTGAAAGAGATCGAAGACCAGTTCTCCTCCGGTCTCGTGACCGCAGGCGAGAAGTACAACAAGGTCATCGATATCTGGGCGCGTGCCAACGACCGTGTCGCCAAGGAGATGATGTCAGGTATCTCGAAAGAGACCGTCGTCAACTGGAAAGGCGAAGTGGTCAATGACGAAGACGGTAAGCCGATGGAGCAGGACTCCTTCAACAGCGTCTTCATCATGGCCGACTCCGGTGCGCGTGGTTCTGCTGCGCAGATTCGCCAGCTGGCCGGCATGCGTGGCCTGATGGCCAAGCCGGATGGCTCGATCATCGAGACGCCGATCACCGCCAACTTCCGTGAAGGTCTGAACGTACTCCAGTACTTCATCTCCACTCACGGTGCTCGTAAGGGTCTGGCGGATACGGCACTGAAGACCGCCAACTCCGGTTACCTGACCCGTCGTCTGGTCGATGTCGCCCAGGATCTGGTCATCACCGAAGCGGATTGCGGCACTCAGGAAGGTCTGATTCTGCACCCGGTCATCGAAGGCGGCGACATCATCGTCCCGCTGTCCCAGCGTGTGCTGGGTCGTGTCGTGGCGCAGGACGTGGTGGATCCGGTCTCTGATGAGGTCCTGATCCCGCGTGGCACGCTGCTCGACGAAGCCTGGTGTGCACAGCTCGATACCATGGGCGTCGATGAGATTGTCGTGCGTACCACCATCGCGTGTGAGACCGTGCACGGTGTCTGTTCGGCCTGTTACGGCCGTGACCTGGCGCGTGGCCATCAGGTCAACGTCGGTGAAGCCATCGGTGTCATCGCGGCACAGTCCATCGGTGAGCCGGGTACCCAGCTGACCATGCGTACCTTCCACATCGGTGGTGCCGCTTCGCGTGCCTCCGCCGTGGATAGCGTTCAGGTCAAGCATGGTGGCAGCGTACGTCTGCACAACATCAAGTCGGTCGAGCGTGCCGATGGCAAGCTGATCGTCGTCTCGCGTTCCAGCGCACTGGCAGTGGCGGATGACCACGGCCGTGAGCGCGAGTTCTACAAGCTGCCGTACGGTGCTGAGCTATCCGTGCGCGATGGTGACAAGGTTGAGTCCGGTCAGGCCGTCGCCAAGTGGGATCCGCACACTCACCCGATCGTCGCCGAAGTGGCGGGTCAGGTGCAGTTCACGGATATGGAAGATGGTCAGACCATCAACCGTACCACCGACGAGATGACAGGCCTGTCCTCCATCGAAGTCATCGAGAGCGCCTCGCGTCCGTCCGCGGCACGTGACAAGCGTCCGATGATCATGCTGGTGGATTCCAGTGGCAAGCACGTGACACTGCCGGGCTCCAACACGCCGGTCCAGTACCTGCTGCCGGGCAATGCCGTGGTATCCGCCGAGAATGGTGCGGCCGTCGGCGTGGGTGACGTCATCGCTCGTATCCCGATGGAGGCGTCCGGTAACAAGGACATCACCGGTGGTCTGCCGCGTGTTGCTGACCTGTTCGAGGCGCGTCGCCCGAAAGAGCCGGCCATTCTGGCCGAGATCTCCGGTACCGTGACCTTCGGCAAGGAAACCAAAGGCAAGCGTCGTCTGACCATCACACCGGTGGAAGGTGATCCGTTCGAGCTGTTGATCCCGAAGTGGCGCCAGATCAGCGTCTTCGAAGGTGAAACGGTCGAGAAGGGTGAAGTCATCTCCGATGGCCCGAGCAACCCGCACGATATCCTGCGTCTGCTCGGTGTTGCGGAAATGGCCAAGTACATCACCACCGAAGTCCAGGAGGTCTATCGCCTCCAGGGTGTCGGCATCAACGACAAGCACATCGAAGTCATCGTGCGTCAGATGCTGCGCAAGGTCGAAATCACCGATTCCGGCGATTCCACCTTCATCACAGGCGACCAGGTGGAATACGCCCGCGTCGTCGAAGAAAACATGCGTCTCGAGGCCGACGGCAAGTTCCCGGCCAAGTTCGATCGCATCCTGCTCGGTATCACCAAGGCGAGCCTGGCAACTGAATCGTTCATCTCCGCGGCGTCCTTCCAGGAAACCACGCGAGTTCTGACCGAGGCATCTGTCACCGGCAAGCGCGATTATCTCCGTGGTCTGAAGGAGAATGTCGTTGTCGGACGCCTGATTCCGGCGGGCACTGGCCTGGCCTATCATGACGAGCGTCGCCGCCGTCGCGATGGCCTGCCGCTCGCACCGGCCCCGTCGGCACAGGACGTCGAGCAGGAATTGGGCGCACAGCTCACTGCCCTCGACGCGGACGACGACGACCTCTGA
- the rpoB gene encoding DNA-directed RNA polymerase subunit beta — MAYSYTEKKRIRKDFGKLPQVMDVPYLLAIQLDSYHDFLQQDRAPEQRLEVGLHAAFKSVFPIASFSGNAALEYVSYRFGTPAFDVKECQLRGVTYSAPLRVKVRLMIYDKESSNKAIKDIKEQEVYMGEIPLMTENGTFVINGTERVIVSQLHRSPGVFFDHDKGKSHSSGKLLYSARVIPYRGSWLDFEFDPKDNVYVRIDRRRKLPASVLLRAMGMTSEEILGTFFDTTMYHIERSGFSVELVPARLRGETAAFDIKDADGSVIVEEGRRITQKHVRQMEASGLERLEVPMEYLYGKVLAKDQIDPATGELVCESNSEITPELLEKMAQAKITQFEVIYTNDLDCGPFMSDTLKLDTTRNQLEALVEIYRMMRPGEPPTKDAAESLFQNLFFSEDRYDLSGVGRMKFNRRLRRESDTGSGVLDQDDILTVMKELIGIRNGNGDVDDIDHLGNRRIRSVGEMAENQFRVGLVRVERAVKERLSMAESEGLMPQDLINAKPVAAAVKEFFGSSQLSQFMDQNNPLSEVTHKRRVSALGPGGLTRERAGFEVRDVHATHYGRLCPIETPEGPNIGLINSLATYSKTNSYGFLETPYRKVVDCQVTDDVVDLSAIEEGDFIIAQASATVDENGRLVDDLVQVRHRGETTFMAPEKVTMMDVSPRQVVSVAAALIPFLEHDDANRALMGANMQRQAVPTLKADKPLVGTGMERFVARDSGVCAVARRGGVIDSVDAKRIVVRVREEEIIGGEAGVDIYNLTKYVRSNQNTCQNQRPIVRPGDEVAIGDILADGPSVDMGDLALGQNMRLAFMPWNGFNFEDSILFSERVVQEDRFTTIHIQELTCVARDTKLGPEEITSDIPNVGESALSKLDESGVVYIGAELNPGDILVGKVTPKGETQLTPEEKLLRAIFGEKASDVKDTSLRAPTGMKATVIDVQVFTRDGVEKDQRALSIEQMQLAEVRKDLQETYRIAEEATFERMQRNLVGQAVNGGPKLKKGDVLTDDYLEALPRQEWFKLRLQDESLNELLAQADEQLEIRRREMDERFEDKKRKLTQGDDLAPGVLKIVKVYVAVKRRIQPGDKMAGRHGNKGVISAIMPVEDMPFDGNGESVDVVLNPLGVPSRMNVGQILETHLGMAARGLGVKIEHMLREERAEQVKQIREFLDKVYNTVGGRQEDLSVLSDDEVITLAHNLKKGVPMATPVFDGAKEHEIKQLLTLADIPDSGQMDLYDGRTGEKFDRKVTVGYMYMLKLNHLVDDKMHARSTGSYSLVTQQPLGGKAQFGGQRFGEMEVWALEAYGAAYTLQEMLTVKSDDVEGRTKMYKSIVDGDHTMQAGMPESFNVLVKEIRSLGIDMELEG, encoded by the coding sequence ATGGCTTACTCATACACTGAGAAAAAACGCATCCGCAAGGATTTTGGCAAACTGCCCCAAGTGATGGATGTGCCTTACCTGCTGGCCATCCAGCTTGATTCCTACCACGACTTTCTCCAGCAGGACAGGGCGCCAGAACAGCGCCTGGAAGTCGGCCTTCATGCTGCCTTCAAGTCCGTGTTCCCGATTGCCAGTTTCTCTGGCAACGCAGCGCTCGAGTATGTCAGCTACCGCTTCGGTACGCCGGCGTTCGACGTCAAGGAATGTCAGCTGCGCGGAGTCACTTACTCTGCCCCGCTGCGCGTGAAAGTGCGCCTGATGATCTATGACAAGGAATCGTCAAACAAGGCGATCAAGGACATCAAGGAGCAGGAAGTCTACATGGGGGAAATCCCCCTGATGACAGAGAACGGTACCTTCGTCATCAATGGTACCGAGCGTGTCATCGTGTCACAGCTGCATCGCTCGCCGGGTGTGTTCTTCGACCACGACAAGGGAAAGAGCCACTCGTCCGGCAAGCTGCTGTACTCCGCACGTGTGATTCCTTACCGCGGTTCCTGGCTGGACTTCGAGTTTGATCCGAAGGATAACGTCTACGTCCGTATCGACCGTCGTCGCAAGCTGCCGGCTTCCGTTCTGCTGCGTGCCATGGGCATGACCAGCGAAGAGATTCTCGGCACTTTCTTCGACACCACGATGTACCACATCGAGCGCAGCGGCTTCTCCGTTGAGCTGGTGCCGGCACGTCTGCGTGGCGAGACCGCCGCATTCGACATCAAGGATGCCGACGGTAGCGTGATCGTGGAGGAAGGTCGTCGCATTACACAGAAGCACGTCCGTCAGATGGAAGCCTCCGGCCTCGAGCGTCTCGAAGTGCCGATGGAGTACCTGTACGGCAAGGTGCTGGCCAAGGATCAGATCGATCCGGCCACTGGTGAGCTGGTCTGCGAGAGCAACAGCGAGATCACTCCTGAGCTGCTGGAGAAGATGGCGCAGGCCAAGATCACCCAGTTCGAGGTCATCTACACCAACGACCTGGATTGCGGCCCGTTCATGTCCGATACCCTGAAGCTGGATACCACGCGTAACCAGCTCGAGGCATTGGTCGAGATCTACCGCATGATGCGTCCGGGCGAGCCGCCCACCAAGGATGCAGCAGAGTCTCTGTTCCAGAACCTGTTCTTCAGCGAAGACCGCTACGACCTGTCGGGCGTGGGTCGCATGAAGTTCAACCGTCGCCTGCGTCGCGAAAGCGATACCGGTAGCGGCGTGCTCGATCAGGACGATATCCTGACCGTCATGAAGGAGCTGATCGGCATCCGTAACGGCAATGGCGATGTCGATGACATCGACCACCTGGGCAACCGTCGCATTCGCTCTGTGGGCGAAATGGCGGAAAACCAGTTCCGTGTCGGTCTTGTCCGTGTCGAGCGTGCGGTCAAGGAGCGTCTGTCCATGGCCGAGAGCGAAGGCCTGATGCCGCAGGATCTCATCAATGCCAAGCCGGTTGCGGCGGCGGTGAAGGAATTCTTCGGTTCCAGCCAGCTTTCCCAGTTCATGGACCAGAACAATCCGCTGTCCGAAGTGACGCACAAGCGCCGTGTCTCCGCGCTTGGTCCGGGTGGTCTGACTCGTGAGCGCGCCGGCTTCGAAGTTCGTGACGTTCACGCCACGCACTACGGCCGTCTGTGCCCGATCGAGACGCCGGAAGGCCCGAACATCGGTCTGATCAACTCGCTGGCGACCTACTCCAAGACCAACAGCTATGGCTTCCTCGAGACGCCGTACCGCAAGGTCGTGGATTGTCAGGTCACCGACGATGTCGTCGATCTGTCCGCGATCGAGGAAGGCGATTTCATCATCGCCCAGGCCTCCGCGACCGTCGACGAGAACGGCCGCCTGGTCGACGACCTGGTCCAGGTTCGTCACCGTGGCGAGACCACCTTCATGGCGCCGGAAAAGGTCACCATGATGGACGTGTCTCCGCGTCAGGTCGTCTCCGTCGCTGCCGCACTGATCCCGTTCCTTGAGCACGATGATGCCAACCGCGCCTTGATGGGTGCGAACATGCAGCGTCAGGCCGTTCCGACCCTGAAGGCTGACAAGCCGCTGGTCGGTACCGGTATGGAGCGCTTCGTGGCGCGTGACTCCGGCGTCTGTGCCGTGGCACGTCGTGGCGGCGTCATCGATTCCGTCGATGCCAAGCGCATCGTCGTACGTGTGCGGGAAGAAGAGATCATCGGCGGTGAAGCCGGCGTTGATATCTACAACCTGACCAAGTACGTGCGCTCGAACCAGAATACCTGTCAGAACCAGCGCCCGATCGTGCGTCCTGGCGATGAAGTCGCCATCGGCGACATCCTGGCCGACGGCCCGTCCGTCGACATGGGGGATCTGGCCCTGGGTCAGAACATGCGTCTGGCGTTCATGCCCTGGAATGGCTTCAACTTCGAGGATTCCATCCTGTTCTCGGAGCGTGTGGTGCAGGAAGATCGCTTCACCACCATCCACATCCAGGAACTGACCTGTGTCGCGCGTGACACCAAACTCGGGCCGGAAGAAATCACTTCCGATATCCCGAATGTCGGCGAATCCGCACTCTCCAAGCTGGATGAGTCCGGTGTCGTCTACATCGGTGCCGAGCTGAACCCGGGCGACATCCTGGTCGGCAAGGTCACGCCGAAGGGCGAGACCCAGCTGACGCCGGAAGAGAAGCTGTTGCGTGCCATCTTCGGCGAGAAGGCGTCCGACGTTAAGGATACCTCTCTGCGTGCCCCGACCGGCATGAAGGCTACCGTCATCGACGTTCAGGTTTTCACCCGTGACGGCGTCGAGAAGGATCAGCGCGCGCTCTCCATCGAGCAGATGCAGCTGGCCGAGGTCCGCAAGGACCTGCAGGAAACCTACCGCATCGCGGAAGAGGCGACCTTCGAGCGTATGCAGCGCAACCTGGTCGGTCAGGCCGTCAACGGTGGTCCGAAGCTCAAGAAGGGTGACGTGCTGACCGATGACTACCTGGAAGCACTGCCGCGCCAGGAGTGGTTCAAGCTGCGTCTGCAGGACGAGTCTCTCAACGAACTGCTGGCTCAGGCCGATGAGCAGCTCGAGATCCGTCGTCGCGAGATGGACGAGCGCTTCGAAGACAAGAAGCGCAAGCTCACCCAGGGTGATGATCTGGCACCGGGCGTGCTCAAGATCGTCAAGGTCTACGTCGCCGTGAAGCGTCGTATCCAGCCGGGTGACAAGATGGCCGGTCGTCACGGTAACAAGGGTGTCATCTCCGCGATCATGCCGGTCGAAGACATGCCGTTCGATGGCAATGGCGAGTCGGTTGACGTCGTGCTGAACCCGCTGGGTGTCCCGTCGCGCATGAACGTCGGTCAGATCCTCGAGACCCACCTCGGCATGGCCGCGCGGGGTCTGGGCGTGAAGATCGAGCACATGCTGCGCGAAGAGCGCGCCGAGCAGGTCAAGCAGATCCGCGAGTTCCTCGACAAGGTGTACAACACCGTCGGTGGCCGCCAGGAAGACCTCTCCGTGCTCAGTGATGACGAGGTCATCACCCTGGCGCACAACCTGAAGAAGGGCGTGCCGATGGCAACGCCGGTCTTCGATGGTGCCAAGGAGCATGAGATCAAGCAGTTGCTCACGCTGGCCGATATCCCTGATTCCGGCCAGATGGACCTCTACGATGGCCGCACCGGCGAGAAGTTCGATCGCAAGGTGACCGTCGGTTACATGTACATGCTCAAGCTCAACCACCTGGTGGATGACAAGATGCATGCGCGTTCGACCGGCTCCTACTCCCTCGTCACGCAGCAGCCGCTGGGTGGTAAGGCGCAGTTCGGTGGTCAGCGCTTCGGTGAGATGGAGGTCTGGGCCCTCGAGGCGTACGGCGCTGCCTACACCCTCCAGGAGATGCTCACGGTCAAGTCCGATGACGTGGAAGGCCGTACCAAGATGTACAAGAGCATCGTAGATGGCGATCACACCATGCAGGCGGGCATGCCCGAATCCTTCAACGTGCTGGTGAAGGAAATCCGCTCGCTGGGTATCGACATGGAGCTGGAAGGCTGA
- the rplL gene encoding 50S ribosomal protein L7/L12: MALTKEDIINAVADMTVMEVAELIEAMEEKFGVSAAAAVVAGPAAAGEAAEEQTEFDIVLTAAGDKKVNVIKAVRELTGLGLKEAKAAVDGAPATLKEGVSKEDAEEAKKKLEEAGASVELK, translated from the coding sequence ATGGCACTGACCAAAGAAGACATCATCAACGCCGTCGCTGACATGACCGTCATGGAAGTGGCTGAGCTGATCGAAGCAATGGAAGAGAAGTTCGGCGTTTCCGCCGCTGCCGCCGTCGTCGCTGGCCCGGCCGCTGCTGGTGAAGCCGCTGAAGAACAGACTGAGTTCGACATCGTTCTGACTGCCGCCGGTGACAAGAAAGTCAACGTCATCAAGGCTGTTCGTGAACTGACTGGCCTGGGCCTGAAAGAAGCCAAGGCAGCTGTCGACGGCGCTCCGGCCACCCTGAAGGAAGGTGTGAGCAAGGAAGACGCTGAAGAAGCGAAGAAGAAGCTGGAAGAAGCTGGCGCGTCCGTGGAACTCAAGTAA
- the rplJ gene encoding 50S ribosomal protein L10, which yields MALGLEDKKAIVAEVSETAKGALSVVAADSRGVTVGAMTELRKQCREAGVQLRVVRNTLARRALSGTSYEVLSESFVGPTLLAFSMEHPGAGARLFKEFAKKVEAFEVKALAYEGEFIPAANIDRLASLPTRDEALSKLLSVMKEASAGKLVRTIAALRDQKEAEAAA from the coding sequence GTGGCTTTAGGTCTCGAAGACAAGAAGGCAATTGTTGCTGAGGTCAGCGAAACCGCCAAGGGTGCTCTCTCCGTAGTCGCTGCCGACTCTCGTGGTGTGACTGTTGGTGCAATGACCGAATTGCGCAAACAGTGCCGCGAAGCGGGCGTCCAGCTGCGTGTTGTTCGCAACACTCTGGCTCGTCGCGCGCTGTCCGGTACCTCTTATGAGGTACTGAGCGAGTCCTTCGTCGGCCCGACTCTGCTTGCATTCTCCATGGAACACCCGGGCGCTGGCGCTCGTCTGTTCAAGGAATTTGCCAAGAAGGTCGAGGCGTTCGAAGTCAAGGCATTGGCCTACGAAGGCGAGTTCATCCCGGCGGCGAATATCGACCGTCTGGCATCTCTGCCGACCCGCGATGAAGCACTGTCCAAGCTGCTGTCTGTCATGAAGGAAGCTTCTGCAGGCAAGCTGGTCCGTACTATCGCAGCACTGCGCGATCAGAAGGAAGCCGAAGCCGCCGCGTAA
- the rplA gene encoding 50S ribosomal protein L1, which produces MAKISKRAQAINAKVESGKVYSVEEAVALLSELSTVKFKETIEVSLNLGVDPRKSDQVVRGATVMPNGTGNEVRVAVFTQGANAEAAKEAGADVVGMDELAEQVKKGVMDFDVVIASPDAMRVVGQLGQILGPRGLMPNPKVGTVTPDVATAVKNAKAGQVRFRTDKNGIIHAGIGKIDFSADSIQGNIDALVAEVKKLKPSTSKGVYLKKITLSSTMGPGLTVDHAKYA; this is translated from the coding sequence ATGGCCAAGATTTCAAAGCGCGCCCAGGCGATCAACGCGAAAGTTGAATCCGGCAAGGTCTATAGCGTCGAAGAAGCTGTCGCACTGCTGTCCGAGCTGTCCACCGTCAAGTTCAAGGAGACCATCGAAGTCTCTCTGAACCTGGGTGTTGACCCGCGTAAATCCGATCAGGTCGTTCGCGGCGCTACCGTAATGCCGAATGGCACCGGTAATGAAGTGCGCGTCGCTGTCTTCACCCAGGGCGCCAACGCTGAAGCAGCGAAGGAAGCCGGTGCAGACGTGGTCGGCATGGACGAGCTGGCAGAACAGGTCAAGAAGGGCGTGATGGACTTCGACGTCGTCATCGCTTCTCCGGATGCCATGCGCGTTGTCGGTCAGTTGGGCCAGATCCTCGGTCCGCGCGGCCTGATGCCGAACCCGAAGGTTGGCACCGTGACGCCTGACGTCGCGACTGCCGTGAAGAATGCCAAGGCTGGTCAGGTGCGTTTCCGTACTGACAAGAACGGCATCATTCACGCCGGTATCGGCAAGATCGACTTCAGTGCAGACTCCATTCAGGGTAACATTGACGCCCTGGTGGCCGAAGTCAAGAAGCTGAAGCCGAGCACTTCCAAGGGTGTCTACCTGAAGAAGATCACCCTGTCCAGCACCATGGGTCCGGGTCTGACTGTCGATCACGCCAAGTACGCGTAA